The following are encoded together in the Mastacembelus armatus unplaced genomic scaffold, fMasArm1.2, whole genome shotgun sequence genome:
- the rad17 gene encoding cell cycle checkpoint protein RAD17 isoform X3, with product MKESAQRDQDDPWVDRYSPSSQAELAVHKKKIEEVESWMRLHTNSSKGGILLLTGPSGCGKTATVQVLSRELGLRIQEWINPTNLEPYSSSQHEWRLNSLSCSSQLVQFQEFLLRANKYNCLRMLGDGGTADRKLILVEDFPNQFYMQPGTLHENLRRFVKISRHPLVFIVSDSLSGDSSSRFLFPREIQEELDISSISFNPVAPTTMMKILTRISSLEGRKKTCGKMGTPDQAVLEKLCSGSSGDIRSAINSLQFSTLPDMSLHKGLRMMKKDRLVTSLDKDVFRTNQRKRKKQTKEQKEEQAIGGKDASLFLFRALGKILHCKRGNHECVGSGGGAGSCLPSHLCHHDREELLADPELVVERSHMSGEFFNLYLHQNYLNFFSDVEDVERASEYLSDADLLTADWTSRSTMEDYGSSVATRGLIHSNSQHISGGFRPLHKPNWLLVNKKHRENCLAAQSLFRNFCLTPVSLQTELLPYLAKLTSPMRNQAQITFIQDVGQMSLRRFPSRVKLETLMEKEPGERKMDSEEEEEDKEEGLPTSQPQLTTSQVLLEEEDLVIEEYTSD from the exons GCTGAGCTAGCTGTCCACAAGAAGAAGATAGAAGAAGTAGAGAGCTGGATGAGACTTCACACAAATTCATCAAAG GGAGGAATATTGCTGCTGACAGGACCATCAGGCTGTGGAAAGACTGCTACAGTCCAGGTTTTATCTCGGGAGCTGGGCCTCAGAATTCAGGAGTGGATCAACCCCACCAACCTGGAGCCATACAGCAGCAGTCAGCATG AATGGAGGCTGAACAGCTTGTCATGCAGCTCCCAGTTAGTCCAGTTCCAAGAGTTCCTCCTTAGAGCCAACAAATATAACTGCCTGAGGATGTTAGGTGATGGAGGAACTGCAGACAGGAAGCTTATACTTGTGGAG GATTTCCCAAACCAGTTTTACATGCAGCCAGGCACCCTACATGAAAACCTAAG GCGCTTTGTGAAGATCAGTCGACATCCTCTGGTCTTTATAGTCTCAGACAGTCTCAGTGGGGACAGCAGCTCACGCTTTCTTTTTCCCAGAGAGATCCAGGAGGAGTTGGACATCAGCAGCATCAG TTTTAATCCAGTAGCCCCAACCACAATGATGAAGATCCTGACCCGCATTTCAAGTCTGGAGGGGAGAAAA AAGACCTGTGGGAAGATGGGCACCCCAGACCAGGCAGTGTTGGAGAAGCTATGTTCAGGAAGCTCAGGAGACATTCGCAGTGCAATCAACAGCCTTCAGTTTTCGACCCTCCCAG ACATGTCATTGCACAAGGGGCTGAGGATGATGAAAAAGGACAGGCTTGTTACTTCACTGGACAAAGATGTTTTCAGAACAAaccagaggaagaggaagaaacagacaaaggaGCAGAAAGAGGAGCAGGCTATCGGAGGGAAAGATGCCTCTCTGTTCCTGTTCAGAGCACTGGGAAAGATCCTGCACTGCAAAC GAGGAAATCATGAGTGTGTTGGctctggtggtggtgctggatCTTGTCTGCCTTCTCACCTGTGTCATCATGACAGAGAAGAATTATTAGCAGACCCTGAG TTGGTTGTTGAGCGTTCACACATGTCTGGAGAATTCTTCAATCTATACCTCCATCAGAACTACCTGAATTTCTTCTCTGACGTGGAGGATGTAGAACGAGCCAGCGAGTATTTGTCTGATGCCGACCTCCTTACTGCTGATTGGACA AGTCGCAGCACCATGGAGGATTATGGGTCTTCTGTAGCAACCCGAGGGCTTATTCACTCCAACTCTCAGCATATTTCTGGTGGCTTCAGACCGCTGCACAAACCCAACTGGTTATTAGTCAACAAGAAG CACCGGGAAAATTGCCTGGCTGCCCAGTCTTTGTTCAGGAACTTCTGTCTCACACCAGTGAGCCTGCAGACTGAACTGCTACCATACCTTGCCAAACTCACCAGTCCTATGAGGAAccaag CTCAGATAACTTTTATCCAGGACGTGGGTCAGATGTCACTGAGAAGGTTCCCCAGCAG AGTAAAACTGGAGACTCTGATGGAGAAAGAGCCAGGCGAGCGGAAAATggacagtgaggaggaagaggaggacaaagAGGAGGGTCTGCCAACCAGTCAGCCCCAGCTTACCACAAGCCAAGTTCTTTTGGAAGAGGAAGACTTGGTCATAGAGGAATATACCAGTGactaa